In Haladaptatus paucihalophilus DX253, the following proteins share a genomic window:
- a CDS encoding alkaline phosphatase PhoX has product MGRKVTRRGILAVTASTAFLSHAGTGTMSGSSSDRGHEDEEEGTLHRFATSATGAEVTGLYVTEEGQFFFNVQHPSRENDDPYNEGTIGAVVGVNMNDLPRDFPSVQPSESEKQAADVRLARGSYQVLAQGGDETDSGESLGIPTTPDGTPVGDLDGSEYSEYGYWPDFNGFVPDDEASDEGYLFTNFETQPGMVTRLHLRQRGKNGGWEVVGAENVDEPLRRVEGTNINCFGSVSPEGVPMSAEEQYSHPATRFWNRPKPATIDDSPGISEDGVQGSFGLNGVEKQALYLGGTRDGEEVDVPENGTATLISDTYANPYRYGHIVAMGNPTADDVTDVEATKLTTFGRAAHEVAVVMPDQRTAYTSSDGTGKCFYKFVADEDVAGRGDVTEYGSKGTLYVAKANQQGKPNGNPAEVGFELDWIPLGHADLDEIESWIAEYDGVTQADYLAIREEVDALDDDASLADIDAYVEENGNPFYITPEEVDAWAEQYEDGGIGCIDEELRRVPFLETRRAAAAVGATDEFRKMEGLNIRTGAVPGEDFLYMAISETSETMNDEEGDIQLAGDEWGAVYRLPLEADYDVSRMEPAVVGGPNANICGGCPYDARPDSKSSVCPDCGYNPTEEDENGTSGGGMKKLGKAASDLVTGDDFEEENVISNPDNLVVMRDKRVIIGEDTSNEGHENDNMIWIYTPEGC; this is encoded by the coding sequence ATGGGTAGAAAGGTCACCCGCAGAGGGATACTCGCCGTAACTGCATCGACAGCGTTCCTCAGCCACGCCGGAACGGGGACGATGAGCGGAAGTTCGTCGGATCGCGGTCACGAGGACGAGGAGGAAGGGACCCTCCATCGGTTCGCGACGAGCGCCACCGGCGCGGAGGTGACGGGACTCTACGTCACGGAAGAGGGGCAGTTCTTCTTCAACGTCCAACACCCGAGCCGAGAAAACGACGACCCGTACAACGAGGGAACCATCGGAGCCGTCGTCGGGGTCAACATGAACGACCTCCCGCGAGACTTTCCGAGCGTTCAACCCTCGGAAAGCGAGAAGCAGGCGGCCGACGTGCGGTTGGCACGGGGGAGTTACCAAGTCCTCGCACAGGGTGGCGACGAAACCGACAGCGGTGAGTCGCTCGGCATTCCGACCACGCCGGACGGAACGCCGGTCGGCGACCTCGACGGGTCGGAGTACTCGGAGTACGGGTACTGGCCCGATTTCAACGGGTTCGTCCCGGACGACGAGGCGAGCGACGAGGGCTACCTGTTCACCAACTTCGAGACGCAACCGGGGATGGTAACCCGATTGCACCTCCGTCAGCGCGGGAAAAACGGGGGCTGGGAGGTCGTCGGTGCAGAAAACGTCGACGAACCGCTCCGCCGCGTCGAGGGGACGAACATCAACTGCTTCGGGAGCGTCAGCCCCGAGGGGGTGCCGATGAGCGCGGAAGAGCAGTACTCGCACCCGGCCACTCGGTTCTGGAACCGGCCGAAACCGGCCACCATCGACGACAGCCCCGGCATCTCCGAGGACGGAGTGCAGGGGAGCTTCGGACTCAACGGCGTCGAAAAACAGGCGTTGTATCTCGGCGGGACGCGGGACGGTGAGGAAGTCGACGTCCCCGAGAACGGAACGGCGACGCTCATCTCCGACACCTACGCCAACCCGTACCGCTACGGCCACATCGTCGCGATGGGGAACCCGACCGCGGACGACGTGACCGACGTGGAGGCCACGAAACTGACCACGTTCGGCCGCGCGGCGCACGAAGTCGCGGTGGTCATGCCCGACCAGCGAACCGCGTACACGAGTTCCGACGGCACCGGGAAGTGTTTCTACAAGTTCGTCGCCGACGAGGACGTGGCCGGACGGGGAGACGTCACGGAGTACGGTTCGAAGGGAACGCTGTACGTTGCGAAAGCGAACCAACAGGGGAAACCGAACGGCAACCCCGCCGAGGTGGGCTTCGAACTCGACTGGATACCGCTCGGCCACGCCGACCTCGACGAAATCGAATCGTGGATAGCCGAGTACGACGGGGTGACACAGGCCGACTACCTCGCGATTCGAGAGGAGGTCGATGCGTTGGACGACGACGCGAGCCTCGCGGACATCGACGCCTACGTCGAGGAGAACGGGAACCCGTTCTACATCACGCCCGAGGAAGTCGACGCGTGGGCGGAACAGTACGAAGACGGCGGAATCGGCTGTATCGACGAGGAGCTCCGCCGCGTCCCGTTCCTCGAAACCCGGCGGGCGGCCGCGGCCGTCGGTGCGACCGACGAGTTCCGCAAGATGGAGGGCCTCAACATCCGCACCGGGGCCGTTCCGGGTGAGGACTTCCTCTATATGGCGATTTCGGAGACGAGCGAGACGATGAACGACGAGGAAGGGGACATCCAACTCGCCGGTGACGAGTGGGGTGCGGTCTACCGACTGCCGCTGGAAGCCGACTACGACGTTTCGCGGATGGAACCCGCGGTTGTCGGCGGGCCGAACGCCAACATCTGCGGCGGCTGTCCGTACGACGCGCGCCCGGATTCGAAGAGCAGCGTCTGTCCCGACTGCGGGTACAACCCGACCGAGGAGGACGAAAACGGGACGAGCGGCGGCGGCATGAAAAAGCTCGGGAAGGCCGCATCCGACCTCGTGACCGGTGACGACTTCGAGGAGGAGAACGTCATCTCCAACCCGGACAACCTCGTGGTTATGCGAGACAAACGGGTCATCATCGGCGAGGACACGAGCAACGAGGGACACGAGAACGACAACATGATCTGGATTTACACCCCCGAAGGCTGTTAG